In the Malus domestica chromosome 16, GDT2T_hap1 genome, one interval contains:
- the LOC103405321 gene encoding uncharacterized protein isoform X4: protein MRISIQVPNLGIHFSPSRFQRLMKLLNIFTLETCSLLALDVFQAEIPWSLADLSAEARILTWRGIGNSVATWQPCYLVLLGINLYVLESEKSQSYLRYSSMAGRQVYEVPPENIGGSLFCLAVSYKGMDNQKALESPTTLIIEFRAEDENAIWLKGLIQATYQASAPPSVNVLEETSNPVTDYREPQTPNSKTANLVINGALVETKIFIYGKTADKVDEEHGEALILEVLANGGKLHMIRWEGDLTLKMKLHSLKVKDELQVHLSTAPQYLACSVLNNDNRVSSPGIVDPHTREMSALLDGDDDTFTDALPDFTSISDTGLGSQIMDMDACATTEDINDDTGFASPQAIIYEKSLVKEKVISGETFYEAEGGDYSNFVSVTFLTRSSSSPDYDGIDTQMNLRMSKLEFFCNRHTLVALIDFGLDLSSVYDVEGSADLTKAPHDKPLMTKEKTENGCVKGLLGYGKGRVVFYLNMNVDNVTLFLNKEDGSSFAMFVQESFLLDLKVHPSSLAIEGTLGNFRLRDMSLGTDHCWAWLCDICNPGVESLIKFKFNSYSAEDDDYKGYEYSLCGRLSAVRIIFLYRFVQEITVYFMELATPLTEEAIKLVDKVGGFEWLIQKYEIDGATALKLDLSLDTPIIIVPRNSTSKDFIQLDLGLLKVTNEFSWYGSHEKDPSAVHIDVLHAEILGFNMSVGIDGCLGKSMIREGKGLNVYVRRSLRDVLKKVPTFSLEVKVGLLHSVVSDKEYKVILDCAYMNLCEEPKLPPSFHGGKSGSKNAIRLLFDKVNMNSQLLLSKSVTIVAVVIDHALLELYNGTHAESPFAQIAIEGLWVSYRMTSLSETDLYITIPKFSVVDIRPDTKPEMRLMLGSSTDDSKQVSSGSLPFSLNKGSFRRTDSDAGFSHVDLPISTMFLMDYRWSKFSQSLVIRVQQPRVLVVADFLLAAGEFFMALQTITGREEVMDPTNDPVGKNCSIVFSGPIYKQTQDVVHLSPSRQLVADFLHIDEYTYDGCGKTIYLSAEMDAEELHSTRPRPIIIIGHGKRLRFMNVKIENGSILTKYTHLSNESSYSVSLEDGVDITLLDSYSSDDDKKSLKDLHKSSDTSNISLDSESDPNMIRSFSIEAQVVSPEFTFYDSSKFSLDDSYGEKLLRAKLDFSFMYASKENDTWVQALVKDLTVEAGSGLLVLDPVDISGGYTSVKDKANISLLSTDVCFHLSLSVVSLILNLQSQATSALQFGNSMPLAGCTNFDRIWVSPKENGSCYNLTFWRPRAPSGYVILGDCVTSRPVPPSQAVMAVSNAYGRVRKPIGFNLIGLFSAIQGFGGVDSDVGSDCSLWMPVAPTGYTALGCIANIGKEQPPNHIVYCIRSDLVTSTTYSECLFSSPSNPQFASGFSIWRVENVLGSFHAHSSTECPSEDNCCNLNHLLLWNWNRHQSSRKDPASNLAVDNIYASQQTRNQTGNSSGWDMVRSISKVNNCFTSTPNFERIWWDKGSDLRRPVSVWRPIAHRGYAILGDCITEGLEPPAVGIIFQADYPEVSVKPVQFVKVAHVEGKGFDEVFFWYPLAPPGYASLGCIVSRTDEAPCVDTICCPRMDLVNQANILEAPISRSSTSKGSQCWSIWRVENQASTFLARADLKKPSSRLAYSIGDSMKLKTRDNITAEVKLRRFSLTVLDSLCGMVCLINTFMRPLFNTTITNIKLATHDRLEAMNAVLSSSIAASTFNTQLEAWEPLLEPFNGIFKFETSDSNVHSPSKFGKTLRIAATSILNLNVSAANLETFIGSVLSWRRQLELEQKAMKINEESSGLCGLGEDQTFSALHEDDFQTLIVENKLRCDIYVKRVEENLDRVDRLHHGDYISIWVPPPRFSDRFNVVDESKEAHYYVAIQIHEAKGLPIIDDGNGHKLFCALRLVDSQPTDQQKLFPQSARTKCVKPAVSNFNNLNEGTVEWNELFIFEVPRKGPAKLEVQVTNLAAKAGKGEVVGALSFSVGQGHDFQNIVSHPLRSKAQQNSTEDMDECGWLLVSTSYFERKTTPSFQRDLEAENVTDRGIGFSVGLGPDDVWQNIRSLLPLSVVPKSLQNGFMALEVVMKNGKKHAIFRGLATVVNETDVKLKISVCHASRIQGRDSSLGSDSINPGSSFILPWRSTSSDSDQCLQICPAVDHPQPSYSWGSLAAVGTGYTYGKDLTIIDQVSPSRQYTSKQENKMPNVTFKLNQLENKDILLCCSSTINEQFWLSVGADASALHTELNAPVYDWRISVHSPMKLENCLPCPAEFTIWEGKRDGKCGRQHGIISSRGGVHVYSADIQKPLYLTLSVQGGWVLEKDPILVLNLYSNDHVSSFWMVHQKSKRRLRVSIEHDMGGTTVAPKTIRFFVPYWITNDSSIYLAYRVVEVEPSDNADTDSLMLSRAVNSAKTALRSPTNSMDRKHSATRRNIQVLEVIEDTSPVPSMLSPQDYASRGGASLFPSQKDVYLSSRVGLSVAIRHSDIYSPGISLYELEKKERLDVKAFSSDGSYYKLSARLSMTSDRTKVVHFQPHTLFINRVGYSLCLQQCDSRSVAWIHPTDSPKPFCWQSSAKVELLKVRVDGYNWSAPFSVCYEGIMRVCLKKDAGNDLLQFRIAVRSGAKNSSYEVVFRPNSSMSPYRIENRSMFLPIQIRQVDDTNDSWKFLLPNTAASFLWEDLGRRRLLEILVEGEDPLKSEKNDIDEISDHQPIHVGNGPSKASRVTVIKEDKVNVIKISDWMRESDPSGILSTSHSSPMSQLSIQKQSPIITDCEFHVIIELPELGISIIDHTPEEILYLSVQNLHCAYSTGLGSGISRFKLRMRGIQLDNQLPLTPTPILFRPQKVGEDTDYILKLSITMQSNGSLDLCVYPYIGLQGPENSAFLINIHEPIIWRLHEMVQQVNLSRLSDTQTTAVSVDPIIEIGVLSISEVQFKVSMAMSPSRRLRGVLGFWASLMIALGNTPNMQVRIKQNFNENVCMRQSTVISIVISKVQKAMRMMIASAITSDEHLLRKRLPRVIGGDNLIRPYDDYKAQGQAILQLAESGSFFLQVDLFKVRGKFALSDAYEDHFLLRKGRILLVTHRRVILLHQPLAQKFNPARDPCSVLWDVLWDDLVIMEMAHGKKDHPKAPPSRVILYLQDKSEMREQVHVIKCFPDTPQALDVYSSIERAMNTYRPNKQKKMLKKNVTMPYAPIIDSASAEATPKDPGSPRLVPASIPRSNFGSRSNWYSNCDHCMKNYCSYHIGKTKGL from the exons ATGCGCATCTCAATTCAAGTGCCAAACCTTGGGATTCACTTTTCACCATCGAGATTCCAGAGGCTCATGAAATTGTTAAACATATTTACATTGGAAACTTGCAGTCTGCTTGCTCTCGATGTTTTTCAGGCAGAAATTCCTTGGAGTCTGGCAGATCTTTCTGCAGAAGctagaattttgacatggagg GGGATTGGCAATTCTGTGGCTACCTGGCAACCATGTTATCTCGTGTTGTTGGGAATAAATCTTTATGTGCTGGAGTCTGAAAAGTCGCAGAGTTACCTGCGATACTCAAG CATGGCTGGTAGACAAGTATACGAGGTTCCCCCAGAAAACATTGGTGGTTCACTGTTTTGTCTTGCTGTAAGTTACAAGGGAATGGACAATCAAAAG GCTTTGGAGTCTCCTACTACATTGATTATAGAGTTTCGGGCTGAGGACGAGAATGCCATTTGGTTGAAAGGGCTTATACAAGCTACATATCAAGCTTCT GCTCCTCCATCAGTTAATGTATTGGaagaaacaagcaatcccgttACTGACTATCGTGAACCCCAGACTCCAAATTCAAAAACAGCTAACCTTGTTATTAATGGGGCACTGGTTGAGACAAAGATATTCATATATGGAAAG ACTGCTGATAAAGTTGATGAAGAACATGGTGAGGCTCTTATTCTTGAGGTTCTTGCCAATGGTGGAAAG TTACACATGATTCGCTGGGAAGGTGACCTGACACTTAAGATGAAACTGCACTCTTTAAAAGTCAAAGATGAGCTTCAAGTTCATCTGTCAACGGCCCCCCAGTATTTAGCTTGCTCTGTGCTAAACAATGACAATCGAGTTTCTTCTCCTGGCATAGTTGATCCACACACGAGAGAAATGTCTGCTTTGCTTGATGGGGATGATGATACTTTTACAGATGCTTTGCCAGATTTTACGTCTATCTCAGATACAGGCTTAGGTTCACAAATAATGGATATGGATGCATGTGCAACCACTGAGGACATCAATGATGATACTGGATTTGCATCTCCACAGGCCATAATTTATGAAAAAAGTTTGGTTAAGGAAAAGGTCATTTCTGGTGAGACATTTTATGAGGCGGAGGGTGGTGATTATTCAAATTTTGTATCTGTTACCTTTTTGACTCGGAGTTCTAGCTCGCCTGATTATGATGGTATTGATACCCAG atGAATCTCCGAATGTCAAAATTGGAGTTCTTTTGCAACAGACACACTCTTGTTGCTTTGATTGATTTCGGCCTGGATTTAAGCTCTGTGTATGATGTAGAAGGTAGTGCAGATTTGACTAAGGCTCCACATGATAAACCTTTGATGACCAAAGAAAAGACTGAAAATGGGTGTGTAAAAGGGTTGCTGGGTTATGGTAAAGGTCGTGTGGTATTTTATTTAAACATGAATGTTGACAATGTGACTCTGTTTCTTAACAAAGAGGATGGCTCTTCGTTTGCGATGTTTGTGCAAGAAAGTTTCCTGCTGGATCTCAAG GTCCACCCAAGTTCTCTTGCCATTGAAGGCACCCTAGGAAATTTTAGACTCCGTGATATGTCTCTTGGAACAGATCACTGTTGGGCCTGGCTTTGTGATATATGTAATCCAGGTGTTGAATCCCTTATCAAG TTCAAATTCAACTCTTATAGTGCTGAAGATGATGACTATAAAGGCTATGAGTACAGTTTGTGTGGCCGACTTTCTGCTGTCCGGATCATTTTCCTCTATAGGTTTGTTCAGGAG ATAACAGTGTACTTTATGGAACTGGCCACCCCACTTACCGAAGAGGCAATCAAACTTGTTGACAAAGTTGGAGGCTTTGAGTGGCTAATTCAGAAATATGAGATTGATGGAGCTACAGCATTGAAGCTGGACCTGTCACTTGATACTCCAATAATCATTGTTCCAAGGAATTCAACAAGCAAAGA TTTCATTCAACTTGATCTGGGACTGCTAAAAGTCACAAATGAATTTAGTTGGTATGGTTCTCATGAGAAAGATCCTTCAGCAGTCCATATTGATGTCCTTCATGCTGAG ATTCTGGGGTTCAACATGTCTGTAGGAATTGACGGTTGCTTGGGCAAATCAATGATACGAGAAGGCAAAGGACTTAATGTTTATGTGAGGAGAAGTTTGAGGGATGTCTTAAAAAAAGTTCCTACATTTTCTCTTGAAGTGAAG GTTGGATTATTGCACAGTGTCGTGTCTGACAAAGAATACAAAGTCATTCTGGACTGTGCATACATGAACTTATGCGAAGAGCCAAAGCTTCCCCCGAGTTTCCATGGTGGTAAATCTGGTTCCAAAAATGCAATAAGACTGCTGTTTGATAAGGTCAACATGAACAGTCAACTCCTGCTATCAAAAAGTGTTACCATAGTGGCAGTTGTAATTGATCATGCCCTGTTGGAATTGTATAACGGCACTCATGCAGAGTCTCCTTTCGCTCAAATTGCT ATTGAAGGTCTTTGGGTATCGTATCGGATGACTTCATTGTCAGAGACAGATCTCTACATAACCATTCCAAAATTTTCTGTTGTTGACATTCGGCCCGATACAAAGCCCGAAATGCGCCTAATGCTTGGATCATCCACTGATGATTCCAAACAAGTTTCTTCTGGAAGTTTGCCCTTTTCTTTGAATAAGGGGAGCTTTAGAAGAACAGACTCTGATGCTGGATTTTCTCATGTGGATTTACCAATATCAACAATGTTCTTGATGGACTATAGATGGAGCAAATTTTCCCAATCATTAGTGATTAGGGTTCAGCAACCTCGTGTTCTTGTTGTAGCTGATTTCCTTTTGGCTGCGGGTGAGTTTTTTATGGCATTACAAACAATAACTGGTAGAGAGGAAGTGATGGATCCTACGAATGATCCCGTTGGTAAAAACTGTAGCATAGTATTCTCTGGACCTATTTACAAGCAGACACAAGATGTGGTGCACTTGTCTCCAAGTAGACAGTTAGTGGCAGATTTTTTGCACATTGATGAATATACATATGATGGGTGTGGAAAGACCATCTATTTGAGTGCGGAAATGGACGCAGAAGAACTCCATTCAACTAGGCCTCGGCCCATTATTATAATTGGACATGGAAAGAGGTTGCGATTTATGAATGTCAAAATTGAG AATGGTTCTATTTTGACGAAGTATACACATTTGAGTAACGAGAGCAGCTACTCAGTATCTTTAGAGGATGGTGTGGATATCACTTTGCTGGACAGTTACTCATCCGATGATGACAAGAAGAGTCTAAAAGACTTGCATAAATCGTCAGACACTTCAAATATTTCTTTGGATTCTGAAAGTGATCCAAATATGATCCGGAGTTTCAGTATTGAAGCTCAG GTAGTTTCTCCTGAGTTTACCTTCTATGATTCTTCAAAGTTTTCTCTGGATGATTCATATGGTGAAAAGCTTCTCCGTGCGAAGTTGGATTTTAGCTTCAT GTATGCATCCAAAGAAAATGATACCTGGGTTCAAGCGCTGGTGAAAGATCTTACAGTTGAGGCTGGTTCTGGTCTTCTTGTTCTTGATCCAGTGGATATATCAGGGGGTTACACTTCTGTGAAGGACAAAGCAAATATCTCTTTGTTATCAACCGATGTTTGCTTCCATCTTTCACTGAGTGTTGTGTCTCTTATACTTAATTTGCAAAGCCAGGCAACATCAGCATTGCAATTCGGAAATTCTATGCCATTGGCTGGATGTACCAATTTTGATCGAATTTGGGTGTCCCCAAAGG AAAATGGATCCTGTTACAACCTTACCTTTTGGAGGCCTCGAGCACCTTCAGGTTATGTTATACTGGGAGATTGTGTGACATCAAG GCCAGTTCCTCCTTCACAGGCAGTAATGGCAGTGAGTAATGCATATGGGCGTGTGCGTAAACCAATTGGTTTTAATCTCATAGGCTTGTTCTCTGCTATTCAAGGATTTGGTGGGGTTGATTCTGATGTTGGTAGTGATTGTTCTCTTTGGATGCCTGTAGCACCAACCGGATACACTGCATTGGGTTGTATAGCAAATATAGGGAAAGAGCAGCCACCTAATCATATTGTTTATTGCATACGTTCTGATCTTGTTACATCAACAACATATTCAGAATGCTTGTTTTCTTCTCCATCAAATCCTCAATTTGCATCTGGATTTAGCATCTGGCGTGTGGAGAATGTTCTTGGATCATTTCATGCCCATTCTAGTACTGAATGCCCTTCTGAAGACAATTGTTGTAACCtcaatcatcttcttctttggaATTGGAATCGGCATCAATCTTCTCGTAAAGATCCTGCCTCAAATTTGGCTGTTGATAATATCTATGCAAGTCAGCAAACCAGAAACCAGACTGGAAATTCTTCTGGATGGGATATGGTCAGATCAATTTCAAAGGTAAATAATTGTTTTACGTCGACCCCCAACTTTGAGAGAATCTGGTGGGACAAGGGTAGTGACCTCCGCCGACCAGTATCAGTATGGAGGCCCATCGCACATCGTGGCTATGCCATATTGGGTGACTGCATAACCGAAGG cttaGAACCACCAGCTGTGGGCATTATTTTTCAGGCTGATTATCCTGAAGTATCTGTGAAACCCGTACAATTTGTTAAAGTTGCCCATGTTGAAGGGAAAGGTTTTGATGAAGTATTCTTTTGGTACCCACTTGCTCCACCTGGTTATGCATCTCTTGGATGCATAGTCTCCAGGACGGATGAAGCCCCATGTGTTGATACAATTTGTTGCCCTAGGATGGATCTTGTTAACCAAGCTAATATTCTTGAGGCGCCAATTTCAAGATCTTCAACTTCAAAGGGATCTCAATGCTGGAGCATTTGGAGAGTTGAAAATCAG GCCTCCACTTTTCTTGCACGGGCTGATCTGAAAAAACCGTCAAGCCGATTGGCTTATAGTATTGGTGATTCCATGAAGCTAAAGACTAGGGATAATATAACTGCAGAGGTGAAACTGAGACGCTTCTCTTTAACTGTTCTAGACAGCTTATGTGGAATGGTATGTCTTATAAACACATTT ATGAGACCACTATTCAACACGACAATCACCAATATCAAGCTTGCAACGCATGATAGACTGGAGGCTATGAATGCAGTACTGAGTTCCTCTATAGCTGCATCAACCTTCAATACTCAATTAGAAGCGTGGGAGCCACTTTTGGAGCCTTTCAATGGAATATTCAA GTTTGAAACTTCTGATAGTAATGTGCACTCGCCGTCAAAATTTGGGAAGACACTGCGTATTGCTGCCACCAGTATCCTTAATTTAAATGTCAGTGCTGCAAACCTTGAAACTTTTATTGGAAGTGTTCTTTCATGGAGAAGACAATTAGAACTTGAACAGAAAGCAATGAAGATAAATGAG GAATCTAGTGGTCTATGTGGACTAGGAGAGGACCAGACTTTCTCTGCATTGCATGAAGATGACTTTCAGACTTTAATTGTAGAGAATAAACTTCGGTGTGATATCTATGTGAAAAGAGTTGAGGAAAACTTAGACAGAGTGGACCGGTTACATCATGGTGACTACATTTCTATATGGGTGCCGCCTCCAAGGTTTTCTGATAGGTTCAACGTTGTAGATGAATCTAAGGAAGCACATTATTATGTTGCTATACAGATCCACGAAGCCAAG GGTTTACCTATTATAGATGATGGTAACGGCCATAAACTCTTCTGTGCTTTGCGCCTTGTTGATAGTCAACCAACAGATCAACAAAAACTTTTTCCTCAAAGTGCAAGGACAAAATGTGTTAAACCTGCagtatcaaatttcaataactTGAATGAAGGCACAGTGGAATGGAATGAACTCTTCATATTTGAAGTTCCACGGAAG GGCCCAGCTAAACTGGAAGTGCAGGTGACAAACCTTGCAGCAAAAGCAGGAAAGG GTGAAGTTGTGGGTGCCCTCTCATTTTCTGTTGGGCAAGGTCATGATTTTCAGAACATAGTATCACATCCACTAAGAAGCAAG GCTCAACAGAACAGTACTGAAGATATGGATGAATGCGGATGGCTGCTGGTTTCAACTTCTTATTTTGAGAGGAAAACAACTCCAAGTTTTCAAAGAGATTTGGAGGCTGAAAATGTAACGGATAGAGGCATAGGTTTCTCTGTCGGACTTGGCCCGGATGATGTTTGGCAGAACATTCGGTCATTGCTTCCATTGTCAGTTGTCCCAAAATCGTTACAGAATGGTTTCATGGCTTTGGAAGTTGTTATGAAAAATGGCAAGAAGCATGCAATTTTCAGGGGTCTTGCAACAGTTGTAAATGAGACCGATGTTAAGTTGAAAATTTCAGTATGTCATGCATCTCGAATTCAAGGTCGTGATTCCTCTCTTGGAAGTGATAGCATAAATCCTGGGAGTTCTTTTATTTTGCCTTGGAGAAGTACATCTAGTGATTCTGACCAGTGCTTACAAATATGTCCTGCTGTTGATCATCCTCAGCCTTCATATTCATGGGGTTCTCTTGCGGCAGTGGGTACTGGTTATACTTATGGAAAGGACCTGACTATTATAGATCAGGTTTCACCTTCTAGACAATATACTTCAAAGCAGGAAAATAAGATGCCAAATGTTACTTTCAAGTTGAATCAGCTTGAGAATAAGGATATACTTTTGTGTTGTTCTAGTACCATAAACGAACAATTTTGGCTTAGTGTCGGGGCAGATGCCTCTGCACTTCATACTGAACTGAATGCACCTGTTTATGACTGGAGAATATCTGTCCATTCTCCTATGAAGTTGGAAAATTGCCTTCCCTGTCCAGCTGAATTCACAATCTGGGAAGGAAAACGAGACGGAAAATGTGGACGACAGCATGGTATTATCTCTTCACGTGGGGGTGTACATGTATATTCAGCAGACATTCAGAAACCTTTGTATCTTACGTTGTCTGTCCAGGGTGGTTGGGTCCTGGAGAAG GACCCCATTCttgttttgaatctttattccaATGACCATGTCTCATCATTCTGGATGGTTCACCAGAAAAGTAAAAG GAGACTGCGTGTGAGTATTGAACATGACATGGGAGGAACCACTGTTGCACCCAAAACAATAAGATTTTTTGTTCCATACTGGATTACTAATGATTCATCTATTTATTTGGCATATCGAGTGGTAGAAGTAGAACCTTCGGACAATGCAGATACGGACTCCCTAATGCTTTCTAGGGCAGTCAACTCTGCAAAAACAGCCTTGAGAAGTCCCACAAACTCTATGGACAGGAAGCATTCTGCCACAAGGAGAAACATCCAAGTACTTGAAGTTATTGAGGACACTAGTCCTGTTCCTAGCATGCTTTCTCCACAAGATTATGCCAGCCGTGGTGGGGCTTCGCTGTTTCCATCTCAAAAAGATGTGTATTTGTCCTCACGAGTGGGGCTTTCTGTTGCCATTCGTCATTCAGACATTTACAGTCCTGGGATATCTCTTTAtgagctggaaaagaag GAAAGGCTTGATGTAAAAGCATTCAGTTCGGATGGATCCTATTACAAGCTTTCAGCGAGACTGAGCATGACCTCAGACAGAACAAAG GTTGTGCACTTCCAGCCCCACACCTTGTTTATTAATAGAGTTGGTTACAGTCTCTGCCTGCAACAGTGTGATTCTCGGTCCGTGGCGTGGATTCATCCCACGGATTCTCCAAAGCCTTTTTGTTGGCAGTCTAGTGCCAAAGTTGAACTGTTGAAG GTGCGGGTGGATGGTTACAATTGGAGTGCACCATTTAGTGTTTGTTATGAAGGTATCATGCGTGTTTGCTTGAAGAAGGATGCCGGAAATGATCTACTTCAATTTCGAATAGCTGTAAGAAGTGGAGCAAAGAACTCAAGCTATGAAGTTGTTTTCCGTCCAAACTCTTCCATGAGTCCTTACAG GATTGAAAATCGTTCCATGTTTCTACCCATCCAAATTCGGCAAGTGGATGATACCAACGATTCATGGAAATTTCTTCTTCCCAATACAGCAGCTTCTTTTTTATGGGAAGATCTTGGCAGAAGACGTTTATTAGAGATCCTGGTAGAGGGGGAAGACCCATTAAAATCAGAGAAGAATGATATTGATGAGATTTCTGATCACCAACCCATTCATGTGGGAAATGGGCCTTCTAAAGCTTCACGTGTTACTGTAATAAAAGAAGACAAAGTGAATGTCATCAAGATCAGTGACTGGATGCGAGAAAGTGATCCGTCTGGAATCTTGAGTACAAGCCACTCATCACCTATGTCTCAGCTTTCTATACAGAAACAATCACCAATAATCACTGATTGTGAGTTTCATGTTATCATTGAGCTTCCTGAGCTTGGAATATCCATTATTGACCATACACCCGAAGAAATCCTGTACCTTTCGGTTCAGAATCTTCATTGTGCATATTCAACTGGCTTAGGTTCTGGAATCAGTAG gttcaaactTAGAATGCGAGGGATACAATTGGATAACCAGTTGCCCCTTACTCCAACACCTATTCTTTTTAGACCACAGAAAGTTGGAGAAGATACTGACTATATCTTGAAACTTTCAATCACAATGCAATCAAATGGGTCACTAGATCTATGTGTCTATCCATATATCGGTCTCCAG GGACCTGAAAACTCTGCCTTTTtgataaacattcatgagccaATCATTTGGCGCCTTCATGAGATGGTTCAGCAGGTCAACCTCAGTCGGTTGTCTGATACTCAAACAACTGCTGTTTCTGTTGATCCAATTATTGAAATTGG AGTTCTTAGCATTTCAGAGGTTCAATTCAAAGTGTCAATGGCTATGTCACCTAGTCGGCGGCTGAGAGGTGTCCTTGGATTTTGGGCATCTTTGATGATTGCATTGGGGAACACTCCGAATATGCAA GTGAggataaaacaaaattttaatgaGAACGTGTGCATGAGGCAGAGTACAGTGATTAGCATTGTTATTTCAAAAGTTCAAAAGGCAATGAGAATGATGATAGCATCAGCAATAACTTCCGATGAGCATCTCCTCCGCAAAAGGCTGCCTCGTGTTATTGGTGGTGATAATTTGATTCGACCTTATGACGACTACAAAGCACAGGGACAG GCTATATTGCAGCTGGCAGAATCAGGTTCATTTTTCCTCCAGGTTGATCTGTTTAAAGTGCGTGGGAAGTTTGCTCTATCAGATGCTTATGAGGATCACTTTTTACTCCGCAAAGGAAGAATTCTTCTAGTCACTCATCGAAGAGTGATACTGTTGCAT CAACCCTTAGCTCAGAAGTTCAACCCGGCTAGGGATCCGTGTTCTGTATTGTGGGATGTACTGTGGGATGACCTGGTGATAATGGAGATGGCACATGGGAAAAAGGACCACCCAAAAGCTCCACCTTCACGGGTCATTCTTTATTTACAAGATAAATCAGAGATGAGGGAACAAGTTCATGTCATAAAGTGCTTCCCTGATACCCCCCAAGCACTGGACGTGTACTCTTCAATTGAACGAGCAATGAACACTTACagaccaaacaaacaaaag AAAATGCTGAAAAAGAATGTGACAATGCCATATGCGCCAATTATTGATAGCGCCAGTGCTGAAGCTACACCAAAAGATCCAGGGTCGCCCCGACTGGTGCCTGCATCAATTCCTCGTTCAAATTTTGGTAGCCGCTCCAACTG GTATTCAAATTGTGATCATTGCATGAAGAATTATTGCAGTTATCATATTGGCAAAACAAAAGGTTTGTGA